A stretch of DNA from Acidobacteriota bacterium:
GTAACCGCCCCAGCTCCACCCCATGGCCCCCATCCGGTCGGGGTCCACGTACGGCAGCGCCGCCAGGGCGTCCGTCACCTTCAGGACGTCCTCGATGACCTTCCCGTTCCAGTCCTTCGAGATGGCGTCGGTGTAGGCCTGCCCGTAACCCGTGGAACCGTGTGGGTTGGGGAAGGCCACCACGTAACCTGCGCCGGGGTAGACCTGCCAGTCGCCCCGGAACGCGTCGGCCCACATCATCTGGGGCCCGCCGTGGACGTTGAGGATCAGGGGGTACTTCTTCGCCGGGTCGAAACCGTGGGGCTTGACCACGAAGACGTGCACGTCGGCGCCGTCCGCCCCCTTGACCCACATCTCCTCGGCCGGGCGGAAGTCCACCTCGTCACGGACCGCCTGGTTGAGCGTGGTCAGGCGTTTCAGCGTGCCGTCGGCCAGGTCGCAGCGATAGAGGTCGGCCGGCTCGCCGACGGCGTCCTTCACGATCACGGCCCAGCGCCCCGTGGGGTCCAGGTCCCAGGCCCGGACGTGGACGTCCCTCACCAGGCTCTCCGGCTTGCCGCCCTCCACCGGGACGCGGCAGAAGGCCGTCCGGCCCTTCACGTCCGCGGTGAACAGGAGGGACTTCGAGTCCGGCGCCCACCGGAACTCGCCCACCCAGTCGTCCCAGTGGCGGGTCACTTCCCGGCGCTCGCCCGTGGCCCGGTCGAGGACCATCAACCGGAACCGGTCCGCCTCGAACGTGGGGACCGCCTGGGCCAGGTAGGCCAGGTACTTCCCGTCGGGGGAGTAGAGCGGCGCGGTGTCGGACGCCTTGTTGTCCGCCGTCAGGCACCGGGGCTCACCCCCGGTGACCGGGACGGTCCAGAGGTCCGTGTTGGTGGTGGAGGCTTCGTCGGCCTCCCGGTTGGACACGAAGCAGATCTCCCTCCCGTCCGGGGAGAGGTCGTACCCCCGGCCGCCGGTCGAGAAGGCGGGGGAGTCGTAGTCCCCGGGCGTCAGGTCGGTCACCGCGCCCGTCTTCACGTCCACGCACAGCACGTGGGAGCGCCGGCCGTCGGCCCAGTCCGTCCAGTGGCGGTAGAGCAGCCGGTCGGCCAGGTGGGCCTGGAGGGGGCCCTTGTCGAGGCCGTCCTGGATTTTCTTGTTGCAGGCGTCGTCGGCGCCGCACTCGGGGAAGACGGAACTGGTGAAGAACACCGTGGCGCCGCCGGGGGCCCACTCCGCCGCATCGACGCCGGTGGAGAGCTTCGTCAGCTGGCGCGCCTCCGCGGGTTCCACCGGGAGGGCCCAGGCCTGGGACCCCTCTTTGCGGCC
This window harbors:
- a CDS encoding S9 family peptidase, whose protein sequence is MKRVILALVALSGLLGAVAVFAAGKRACTIADLYRLKGIGDPRISPDGQRVLFTVSESDLAKGKSVTQVWVVDAEGGEPRQVTRAEASSRAPRWSPDGRSILFLSGRKEGSQAWALPVEPAEARQLTKLSTGVDAAEWAPGGATVFFTSSVFPECGADDACNKKIQDGLDKGPLQAHLADRLLYRHWTDWADGRRSHVLCVDVKTGAVTDLTPGDYDSPAFSTGGRGYDLSPDGREICFVSNREADEASTTNTDLWTVPVTGGEPRCLTADNKASDTAPLYSPDGKYLAYLAQAVPTFEADRFRLMVLDRATGERREVTRHWDDWVGEFRWAPDSKSLLFTADVKGRTAFCRVPVEGGKPESLVRDVHVRAWDLDPTGRWAVIVKDAVGEPADLYRCDLADGTLKRLTTLNQAVRDEVDFRPAEEMWVKGADGADVHVFVVKPHGFDPAKKYPLILNVHGGPQMMWADAFRGDWQVYPGAGYVVAFPNPHGSTGYGQAYTDAISKDWNGKVIEDVLKVTDALAALPYVDPDRMGAMGWSWGGYAMMWLEGQATRFKALAAMMGVYDLRSMHGATEELWFPEYDLGGVPWESPIYRSQNPSERVANYRTPCLVITGERDYRVPYTQSLHFFTDLQKMKVPSRLIVFKNDGHWPDAVKSMPFYYNAHLDWFHTYLGGAPAPYDMKRMWRNQAFEPAEGGKDGGNAR